The following proteins come from a genomic window of Trifolium pratense cultivar HEN17-A07 linkage group LG4, ARS_RC_1.1, whole genome shotgun sequence:
- the LOC123923040 gene encoding uncharacterized protein LOC123923040, which produces MPFLSVITGTPISTFVIVKISDQLYPEVEPTFAARQYQKLKKKWHVFNNNESSTTLGFNRDYINPLIQTGWAEFKTLNNLPNNVEITVGHYGPRIFNLISYKEISLPTEIPSFHSRSIKPNETIFFEILMTPENITATKLKLQYNFANFLREHMLYFLLLIGDNGFKEDCSVNDFHDSKNTSLGNSWNKFAASQYFKIGDIVRFKFDLSNLNGNCKVYKLGG; this is translated from the exons ATGCCTTTCCTTTCTGTAATAACTGGAACACCAATTTCAACTTTTGTTATTGTCAAAATTTCGGATCag TTATATCCTGAGGTTGAACCCACTTTTGCTGCGCGACAATaccaaaaactgaaaaaaaagtGGCATGTTTTCAACAATAATGAATCATCGACAACATTGGGTTTCAATAGAGATTATATTAATCCACTTATCCAAACAGGATGGGCCGAATTCAAAACTCTCAATAATCTACCCAACAATGTTGAAATTACGGTTGGACATTACGGACCAAGAATATTCAACCTAATTTCATACAAAGAAATATCTCTACCTACTGAAATTCCATCTTTCCACAGCCGAAGTATTAAACCAaatgaaactattttttttgagaTTCTCATGACTCCTGAAAATATCACAGCAACAAAATTG AAATTGCAATACAACTTTGCAAACTTCTTAAGAGAACATATGTTGTACTTTCTTTTACTCATAGGAGATAATGGGTTTAAAGAGGATTGCTCAGTTAATGATTTTCATGATTCAAAAAACACTTCATTAGGAAACTCATGGAACAAATTCGCTGCAAgtcaatatttcaaaattgGGGACATCGTTCGTTTCAAATTCGATCTATCAAATTTAAATGGAAACTGCAAAGTCTACAAATTGGGTGGGTGA